Genomic window (Bacillus pumilus):
CGGGAACAAGATCGCAAGTCCGCCGGCATGAGGGATATCATAAACAGCAGATACCGCATGCTCAATGTTGTGAGATGCCCAGTCACCACGAGCCCCCATTGACAGCATCCCATTGAGCGCAATGGTGCCAGTGAATAAGATGGTTTCACGCAGCTCATAGTTCTCTAGATCGTTGATCAGCTTCGGTGCTGTTTCAATGACCGTACGAAGAAGTCCTTCACACATACGATCTTGATAAGGCGTATTTTCAGTGTGATGGAAGTATTGTTCAAACACGTGAGACATCATGTCAACCATACCATAAATTGTATGGTTTTTTGGCACAGTAAATGTGTTCACTGGGTCAAGAATAGAGAATTTAGGGAAGACTGCTGGACTGCCCCAGCCATACTTCTCGTTTGTTTCCCAATTTGTAATAACTGATCCAGAGTTCATTTCAGAACCTGTTGCAGCAAGTGTTAATACCGTACCAAATGGGATAGCTTCCATTGGGACATGCTTACGAGTGACAATATCCCAAGCATCTCCATCGTACTTCGCACCAGCTGCGATCGCTTTTGTTGCGTCAATGACACTTCCGCCGCCGACTGCCAAAATAAAATCAACGTTGTTCTCTTTGCAAAGCTCAACGCCTTTTCTGACGGTTGTTAAGCGTGGGTTTGGTTCAACACCAGCAAGTTCAGTGATTTCAGCACCTGATTCTTTTAAAATGCTGACAACTTGGTCATAAAGGCCATTTCGTTTAATACTGCCTCCACCATATACAAGCAATACGTTTTTTCCGTAGTGTTTGAGTTCATCTGAAAGGGCAGATACTTCTCCCTTTCCAAACATTAATTTTGTTGGGTTCCAATAAGTAAATCGATCCATGTGATCTCCTCCTCGGGCTACATTATGCGCCTCAATCATTCCAAAAGTAAAGTAATTTGCTTTAATCCATTTTCTTACGCATAGTTTGGCTAAAAATCTGCAAAATATAAATGTATTGATGCTGTAGCGAAAGGAGGAATCACGATGAGTGCTATTCAACGTATTGCCCTCGTGCTCACGATTATTGGTGCTATTAACTGGGGACTAATCGGCTTTTTTCAATTTGACTTAGTAGCAGCGATCTTTGGCGGACAAGGTGCTGCATTATCACGTATTATTTATGGTCTTGTTGGAATTGCAGGTCTTGTCAATCTTGGTCTATTGTTCAAGCCAAGTGAAGAAGCTGTTCGCCGTGACGAGCCAAATCCAGAGGTTCGCTAAAGAAAAGGACATAAAAAAAGGCTACCTATAAGAGGCAGCCTAAGGCACCGTTTGAAGCGGTGCTTTTTTTATTTCTTGATAAGATCTTTACGGTTAGATTGCTCAATCCACTCTTCAAGTTTATCTTTAAGTGTATTGAAACCTTGTGGTGCAGCAGCTTCTTCTTTCACTTGCTGTGGTCTTTGTTTCTTTGGTTTGCTTTCTTTTCTTTCAGGTGCATCTTGTGTCGCACGGATAGAAAGGCTGATTTTACCTGCATTTTCATCAACAGAAAGAACTTTTACTTGTACTTCGTCACCAATTGAAAGGTGCTCGTTGATGTCTTTTACAAAGCCATGTGTTACTTCAGAAATATGCACAAGTCCTTGAGTTTCTTCATCTAATGCAACAAACGCACCATACGCTTGTAATCCTGTTACTTTACCAGTGTAAACACTGCCTACTTCAAACTTTGTCGCCATGATAACAACTCCTAAATAAATGTTTTAATATTCGTTTATACGCAATTAAAAACTATATCATAGAAAGGTCAGTTACGCAAAATATTTTTTAATGAGGTTTAGATCCGATCAAAAGGGGGAATACCTGAAAACAAGAATGCTTTCTAGTATTCCCCCCTAATTTGAGAGGCATGAGTCCTGATGGATTGATGCCTTTTTTTATTTTATGATGACAGGTGCTTCTTCTTTCACTTGTCGATTCTGTAAAAAGCGCTGCATTCTTGAAAGTGATTCCTGTAGATGGTCAAGAGACGACGCATATGAACAACGAATATGACCTTCACCAC
Coding sequences:
- a CDS encoding iron-containing alcohol dehydrogenase, which translates into the protein MDRFTYWNPTKLMFGKGEVSALSDELKHYGKNVLLVYGGGSIKRNGLYDQVVSILKESGAEITELAGVEPNPRLTTVRKGVELCKENNVDFILAVGGGSVIDATKAIAAGAKYDGDAWDIVTRKHVPMEAIPFGTVLTLAATGSEMNSGSVITNWETNEKYGWGSPAVFPKFSILDPVNTFTVPKNHTIYGMVDMMSHVFEQYFHHTENTPYQDRMCEGLLRTVIETAPKLINDLENYELRETILFTGTIALNGMLSMGARGDWASHNIEHAVSAVYDIPHAGGLAILFPNWMKHVIQENPGRFKQLAVRVFDVDPAGKTDEEVGLEGIDKLSAFWTSLGAPNRLADYDINDEKMDLIADRAMARGEFGQFKKLNKEDVLAILNASL
- a CDS encoding DUF378 domain-containing protein yields the protein MSAIQRIALVLTIIGAINWGLIGFFQFDLVAAIFGGQGAALSRIIYGLVGIAGLVNLGLLFKPSEEAVRRDEPNPEVR
- the yugI gene encoding S1 domain-containing post-transcriptional regulator GSP13 yields the protein MATKFEVGSVYTGKVTGLQAYGAFVALDEETQGLVHISEVTHGFVKDINEHLSIGDEVQVKVLSVDENAGKISLSIRATQDAPERKESKPKKQRPQQVKEEAAAPQGFNTLKDKLEEWIEQSNRKDLIKK